The Eubalaena glacialis isolate mEubGla1 chromosome 3, mEubGla1.1.hap2.+ XY, whole genome shotgun sequence nucleotide sequence TGCTGATGCAGCAGCGCTTCGAGTCCTTCCAGTACCACAAGGACTCCATCTACTGGCTCACCCCGCAGGGCCGCCACTTCCTGCAGGCCTGCCAGGTGGCCCACGACCACACAGGTGGGACCGTCCTCCACGGCCCACCCACGGGAAGCCCAGGGTCTAGCCTAGCTCCTCCCGGCCCCTGGGGGACCCGTCCCAGTCCAGGACATCCGTTCCCCCTTTGGGCAGAGGGCGGGTCCCCAGGCAGTGACACCCTGTGCTCCCGGCCCAGACCAGGTCATCAGGGAACGGAAGGCAGCCCTGCAGGACAAGAAAGAGTGGGAGAAGATCCAGAGCCGGAGGCACCTGGACTTCCTGGATGTTCTCCTGGGGGCCCGGGTGAGTGCACAGTCGCCCGCCCCGACCTGAGAACTTGTCCCACACGGGTCTTCAGACTGTCCTCCTGGGACAGGGCTCACTGGACAGCAGCAGGGGCTaagcattttcttcctctttccccagcACCTACGACCTGCTTCTTGCCCCATGATCCATATCAGCAAAGGCTCAGAGGTGGGAAGGGGCTGGCTGTGGCTGGCCGTGGCAATGGGGAGAGATGTAGTGGCAGGGATGCTGGGTCACATGCCTGAAGTCCCATTCCAGACTTCTAAGACTCTGAAGAATCTTAGCACCCGCGAATCTTACAAGCTTAGGCTTTATacattacttattcattcattcactcattcagttgGTCCTTTATTCACTCACTCCACAAACTCACTGAGCCCTACCCTGGCTTAGTGTCCGTGCTAGGGATGGAGATGCTGAGAAAGCCCTGGCCTTGGCCTCCAGACGCTGACGGTCTAGTGCAGGAGACAGGAGGTGGACATTGACAGACCTCTTCCTCCTCCGGGTGGTATTCTGTGTGTCAAGTGAGCCAAGATGACAGGGCTGGTGAAGTCACAGGTCACTTGGCCAGAGGGGtcaaagaaggcttcctggagtagGAGGCATCCAAGCTGTGCTTGGGAGAACAGATAGGAATCTAGGGGGAGGTCCTCACTCCCAGTCTGAAAAGGagctttccctcccttccccagaccTTCATTTGACAGCTACTGTTATGAGGCCTTGTTGGAACCTACCTCAGATGCCTTGGGTGGTCGCATTGTGCCTTTCTGACGCAGGATGAAGATGGGATCGAGCTGTCAGATGCAGACCTCTGGGCCGAGGTGGACACGTTCATGTCTGAAGACCATGACACCACCACCAGTGGCATGTCCTGGTTTCTCTACTGCATGGCCCTATACCCCGAGCGCCAGCATCATTGTCGGCAGGAGGTGCGAGAGATTCTTGGGGACCGGGACTCCATCCAGTGGTGAGTGAGGCTGTGGGTGAGCCCCGTCTGTCCTGCTTCCCGGTCCCAGGGAAGAGCTGTGCTTACAGGGCCACCCTGGAAACCAGGTGACGGCAGGTAGCCCTTGTCCTTTTCCCCTTCAGTGCTGTGGCTTTTGGGGGGAGCTATGCGTGGACACAGCCCTGAGCCCTTTCTCTCACAACGGACCCTTTTCAGATGGGAGTCGTGGAGAGAAGGTGGTCAGCAGGAGGCTGACCTGTGTTCCGGCTCCCTCTGCTGGCAGAACCTGAGTACCCTTCTGGGTTCCTGGATAGAGCAGGGAGCCCGGGAAGAGAAAGGTTTGGAAACGGAGGATGCACACAGCTGGGGTAGCCGGGGGAGCGgattccctcccacctgcctttgGAGGGCCGTGTGCAGCCTCTAGACTCCTCTGATGAAGGAGAAAAGGCTGTTTCCCAACCTCCATCACTTAAAAACTTGCAACTGTTTTCCGTTTCTTGGTTCAAGCTTGAGCTCACTGACACGACACTGGTTGACGCTGACCTCCCTATGCAGAACGAGCTTTGGCGATCTCCCATGGGCCCCCTCCCGTCTGTGCCCTCcgccccctctcccttcctcccctcaggCCTTCGAGTCCTGTCACCTTTCTCTCTTACTCACAGGGCTAGGCACACAGCAGGGGCTCCGAAAACGCTCAGTGGAGGGGAGACACTTTAGATTCACTGAGGGAGACTGACTGAGAACTCCAGGATCCGGGTGAAGGATGTGTGGTTTCATTGGTCGGACGCTGGAAACCTCCCAGGGTGTCCGGCCGTGTGCCAGGCGCTCTCCCGGGTGTgggtgaggagggggaggagccaAGATACTGCCCTCGGGGAGTTTTTAGAAAGACAGACTCACAGAACCAAAAAGCTAGAGAAAACCACAGAATGGGGTAAGACTGAGTGGCCCCGTGTTGAGAGCGGAGGAATCAAAAGGGGTGGGCCTGAGTTGGCTTCCTAAGGAGGCGTGAAACTCAGATAGGCAAAGGGGGAGAGCTGGGCCCTCCAGGTCGGGGAACAATGTGAACacagcctgggggcagggagttgaaacatttatttaattttcatttcattccatTTCAAACTTGAAGCAACTTAAAGGACACCTATTCAATGAAATGTAGAACACACATGAACAACGAAGACCAGGGGGAATAAACGCTAGAGCTGGGGCTCTGTAATAAGGTGTTGCACAGTAGTTATAGTTGGACCACATTTGGGTCTGAGCTTCCCAGTGTCAATCTAttcctatatatagaaaattactCACCCCCCTCTGAGCTTGTCACTGTTTATGCATTTCTTGCTTCATTTGACCAGTGTATATCAGCCCCTGTTCCTCTCCATTCCAGCTCCCCAGAGAAACCAAGCAGAACCTAAAGAACTGTCCCTTGTGGGGTTTCTATGGGGCCCTGAGAGACACAGGAGTGACCTTTTCTTTGATGGTCAGGAGCACATACAcccctagggtcctgtgctttcCCTTCCTAGCAGtgcaggtgagggagggatggagaaaaGTGAAGCTAGACCCCTGGGTCTGAGTGGCCAGCCTATGTCCAGCCTGGCCTGGACACTTGGAGCACTCGTGTCCCTCTGACTCTCGGGTGTGTGATGGTGGTGAagggaggagctggggctgggccCACCTTCCCGCAGGACCGTGTTGCTCGCAGCCCGGAAAGGCCTGGCTGTGTTGCTGGCAGCGATGATCTGAGGAAGATGACCTACCTGACCATGTGCCTCAAGGAGAGCTTCCGCCTCTACCCCCCCGTGCCCCAGGTGTACCGCCAGCTCAGCAAGCCCGTCACTTTGTAGATGCTCGCTCTCTACCTGCAGGTGGGATGGGGTGGATTCGGGGTGGAACCGGAGTCCTTGCGGGTGCTCTCTGTACCCTCGCACCAGTGGGGAAGAACCCAGGCTTTGTGTTTGGCCTGCGTTCAAGTCCTAGCTCCATAAGGTAGGGGCAAATCCCTCTACCTCTAAGCCTCTGCTCTCTCTTCTGTAACTGGGGATGAGAAGGGTCCCTGCCTTACTGGGTTGTTGTCAGGAGTAAAGAGACAATATTCGTCAGGGCTGTCATGTACCACCCTGCATGTTGGGCCCTGAACAACTTCAGGAGGTATCATTCACTTAGGGCATGATGCTGTGCAATGTACAACCTGTATAACCGTGTGTGGTAGCTTTGTAAGGAGTGTTTAATGCTagatctgacacatagtaagcaccaGTGAATGGTAGCTGTTACTGCTGATAGCATAATATCATGGACGAGTACCTCCCTTGAGAGTCAGTTAACGGAAAGCAGAAAGTGTGTGATAGTCCTTGCCTGTCCTACCTCGTGGTGGGGTGCATcagtccttttttccttttccattctaCAAATGTCTGTGTCAAGTGTTGTGCTCAGTGAGGGGGCACAGGAAGTAGGTGTGATGATGATCAGAAGCACTTTGATGTGTTGAGGGTGGTCACGGACTCTCTGTCACTGGCAGTGCTCAGGGAGGGGCTGGTACCCAGTTAGGGGGACGCTAGGGGATTCTGGCCCTGTGAGGAGGTGGGCCTGGCTGCCTCAGGACCAGCTGGTCACCAGGCCTCTGCTCTGCCCACAGGTAGCCTGATTTCTCTGCACATCTATGCCCACCATAGAAATAGTGCAGTGTGGCTCGACCCTGAGGTACGCCATCCCAGGGCCCAGAGGTCAGATGGGGTGGGTGGCTATGGGGTCAGCCTGCCCTAGGACCTGGCAGGTATTTAAGCAAGGCCTGTCCCCTCAGGTCTTCGACCCCCTGCCCTTTTCCCCTGAGAATGTGGTTGGATTTTTGCCTTCATTCTCTTCTCGGCTGGGCCCAGGTAAGGAGAGCCTAACATTCCTGGTCCTCTGGACCAGGGAGGTGAGGATGGAGGATGTCGTTGGGGAGGCATCCTTTGGGGGAACTCTGGGATGAGGGGGGCCGTGCTGGGTGTGCGGTGACCCTGATGCAGGGGAAGTTCCAGGGACCTTCCTCCTACCATTAGCATAGTCTTGTCCTTGGCAGGTGTGGTGGGTGAGTCGTTCCAAAAGAGACCCCCTAAGCCACAACCCACAATGTGAACCTGCCTGGTCTGGGACCCTCACCATACTCCCAGGATCTGTTTCTTAAGCCCaggtcaatcaatcaatcagccagttatttatccaaaaaaagtTACTGATTTCTGCTGGTCGCTTGGAGCACTGGTTTCCATCACTCAGGACACCCCGCAGCCTGCTGTCATTTTGTGCTGCTCATCGCAGGAACTGCCTCGCACAGCAGTTTGCCATGAACAAGATGAATGTGGTCACAGCCCTCTGCTTGCTCTGTTTTGAGTTTGCCCTGGACCCCTCAAGGCCACCCATCCAGATACCCTGCGCTCCAAGAATGGCATCCACCTCCACCTGAAGCCGCTGGGCCCCGGCTCTGGGAAGTAATCTGCTGAGAGTAGGGCCCCAGCCAGCCCAGGCTGTGGCCTCTCCCTGGGTGCTGCCGTCTCCAAGCTGGGTTGTAGAGTAGCTGTGTTCCCTTGTCTTCTGCAGGCTTGTGGATTAGAGGGGAATAGGCACCTGCGTAGACAGTCACCTCAAGGGCAGTGCCATGTAAACATGTGTGTCTATAAATGCTTACTATGCATGTGTTCCAGAGCCCacgcattcattcaacaaacatatagTGAACACCTACTTGCCTCTAGACTCT carries:
- the LOC133089050 gene encoding LOW QUALITY PROTEIN: cytochrome P450 4B1 (The sequence of the model RefSeq protein was modified relative to this genomic sequence to represent the inferred CDS: inserted 3 bases in 3 codons) → MGLERGLSPKMFWTRWCPYAHPFWLGQFFGFLNIYDPDYTKAVYSRGDPKAPDVFDFFLQWIGKGLLVLQGPKWFQHRKLLTSGFPYDVLKPYVAVFAESTRAMLDKWEEISREHKSFDIFCDVGHMALDSLMKCTFGRGKSGPGHSDRSYCLAVSDLSLLMQQRFESFQYHKDSIYWLTPQGRHFLQACQVAHDHTDQVIRERKAALQDKKEWEKIQSRRHLDFLDVLLGARDEDGIELSDADLWAEVDTFMSEDHDTTTSGMSWFLYCMALYPERQHHCRQEVREILGDRDSIQCDDLRKMTYLTMCLKESFRLYPPVPQVYRQLSKPVXFVDARSLPAGSLISLHIYAHHRNSAVWLDPEVFDPLPFSPENVVGXFAFILFSAGPRNCLAQQFAMNKMNVVTALCLLCFEFALDPSRPPIQIPXRSKNGIHLHLKPLGPGSGK